The following are encoded in a window of Dysidea avara chromosome 4, odDysAvar1.4, whole genome shotgun sequence genomic DNA:
- the LOC136253590 gene encoding short-chain collagen C4-like, producing MKILLLILSCVIFLTDAAEVTDKDPDSPLVSYLLAKVQRLEAKMMSKEVSVRTTREVEERSVNNATNEDDMKTKGCPQVVSYIRWGNTTCPYGANTLYKGTAVGGRYTDKGAPSNLMCLPQNPMRYLNNQHGDEYAFPVEYRTGGAIDHSTCRNMPCSLCEATGRSSKIMIPSHYVCPDGWHKEYNGYIMAGNNAHEGSSMYYCIDENLEQIKSSGGCDGNAQLFYTVRASGSYVPQDGYALSCVVCTK from the coding sequence ATGAAAATACTTCTTCTGATACTGTCCTGTGTCATCTTCCTTACTGATGCAGCGGAGGTTACTGATAAAGACCCCGATTCTCCCCTAGTCTCCTACCTTCTTGCTAAAGTGCAGCGACTAGAAGCAAAGATGATGAGTAAGGAGGTCAGTGTGAGGACCACTAGAGAAGTGGAGGAGCGATCTGTTAACAATGCCACTAATGAAGATGACATGAAGACAAAAGGCTGTCCACAAGTGGTCAGTTATATCAGATGGGGCAACACTACATGTCCATATGGAGCCAATACTCTCTACAAAGGAACTGCTGTAGGAGGCCGTTACACTGATAAAGGTGCACCATCTAATTTAATGTGCTTGCCTCAAAATCCAATGCGCTATTTAAATAATCAACATGGAGATGAATATGCTTTTCCTGTAGAATATCGCACTGGTGGAGCCATTGATCATAGCACATGTCGGAATATGCCTTGTTCTCTATGTGAAGCAACAGGAAGAAGCAGTAAAATAATGATCCCCTCACATTATGTGTGTCCAGATGGATGGCATAAAGAGTACAATGGCTATATTATGGCGGGAAATAATGCTCATGAAGGCAGTAGCATGTATTACTGTATTGATGAAAATCTTGAgcaaataaaaagtagtggaggTTGTGATGGTAATGCACAATTATTTTACACAGTCCGTGCATCTGGATCATATGTACCTCAAGATGGATATGCTCTTTCTTGTGTAGTGTGCACAAAGTAG